From the Brassica napus cultivar Da-Ae chromosome A8, Da-Ae, whole genome shotgun sequence genome, one window contains:
- the LOC106361862 gene encoding lysine histidine transporter-like 6 — MVSASPISPSKETDRKSGEKWTAAEPSRPAKWWYSTFHTVTAMIGAGVLSLPYAMAYLGWGPGTLMLVLTWGLTLNTMWQMVQLHECVPGTRFDRYIDLGRYAFGPKLGPWIVLPQQLIVQVGCCIVYMVTGGKCLKQFVDVTCSTCTPVRPTYWILAFGGVHFLLSQLPNFNSVAGVSLAAAVMSLSYSTIAWAGSIAHGRLPDVSYGYKATSPSESTFRIFNALGQISFAFAGHAVALEIQATMPSTPERPSKVPMWQGVMGAYFVNAICYFPVALICYWAFGQDVDDNVLNNLQRPAWLIASANLMVVVHVIGSYQVFAMPVFDLLERMMVNKFGFKHGVVLRFFTRTIYVAFTLFIGVSFPFFGDLLGFFGGFGFAPTSFFLPSIMWLIIKKPKRFSITWLVNWISIIVGVFIMLASTIGGLRNIIADSSAYRFYA; from the exons atggTCTCTGCTTCTCCCATTTCTCCTTCTAAG GAAACTGATCGAAAGTCCGGTGAGAAATGGACGGCGGCAGAACCATCACGACCTGCCAAGTGGTGGTACTCCACCTTCCACACCGTCACGGCTATGATCGGTGCAGGAGTTCTCAGCCTCCCTTATGCCATGGCTTACCTTGGCTG GGGACCAGGGACATTAATGTTGGTACTGACATGGGGACTGACCCTAAACACGATGTGGCAGATGGTACAGCTCCACGAGTGCGTACCGGGAACCCGGTTTGACCGGTATATTGATCTAGGCCGGTACGCTTTCGGCCCAAAACTCGGCCCATGGATCGTCCTCCCGCAACAGCTCATTGTTCAGGTCGGGTGCTGCATTGTTTACATGGTGACTGGTGGCAAGTGCTTGAAGCAGTTCGTGGATGTCACGTGCTCCACCTGCACTCCAGTGCGACCAACGTACTGGATCCTCGCCTTCGGTGGGGTCCACTTCCTCCTCTCCCAGCTCCCTAACTTCAACTCCGTCGCCGGCGTCTCCTTAGCTGCCGCAGTCATGTCCCTCAG CTACTCGACGATAGCGTGGGCAGGAAGTATCGCACATGGAAGACTGCCTGACGTTAGCTACGGTTACAAAGCTACGAGTCCAAGTGAATCCACGTTCCGAATCTTCAACGCCTTAGGTCAGATCTCATTCGCTTTTGCGGGTCACGCGGTGGCTCTAGAGATCCAAGCAACGATGCCTTCAACTCCTGAGAGACCATCAAAGGTGCCCATGTGGCAAGGAGTGATGGGAGCTTACTTTGTCAACGCCATTTGCTATTTCCCGGTAGCTCTAATCTGCTATTGGGCATTTGGTCAAGACGTAGACGACAATGTGCTGAATAATCTACAGAGACCAGCTTGGCTTATTGCTTCTGCTAATCTCATGGTTGTTGTTCATGTCATTGGTAGCTACCAAGTGTTTGCTATGCCTGTCTTTGATCTCTTGGAGAGGATGATGGTTAATAAGTTTGGTTTTAAGCATGGAGTTGTTCTGAGGTTTTTCACTAGAACTATCTATGTCG CGTTTACATTGTTTATTGGAGTGAGTTTCCCCTTCTTTGGAGACCTTCTAGGGTTCTTTGGAGGATTTGGCTTTGCACCCACTTCCTTCTTT CTCCCAAGTATAATGTGGCTTATCATCAAGAAACCAAAGAGATTCAGTATCACGTGGTTGGTCAACTGG ATCTCCATCATCGTAGGGGTGTTCATAATGCTGGCATCAACAATTGGAGGACTGAGGAACATCATTGCAGATTCTTCGGCTTATAGATTCTATGCTTAG